GGAAAACTCGTACTTTACGTATACTGACACCAACATCGAATATATCTGGCATTTTCTGAAGACCTGCCATGAGAGAGGTTGGCTTTACAAGGGTCAACGGGCTATGCCATGGTGTGTTCGATGCGGCACTTCGCTTTCTCAGCATGAACTAATTGATTCCTACCGCGAAATGACTCACACGTCGGTATACCTTAAGCTACCAATATTGGAGCGTGAAGGCGAGTACATGATGGTATGGACAACCACGCCTTGGACGCTCGCGGGCAATGTCGCGCTAGCGGTTCATCCAGACCTTGACTATGCCAAGGTAAGACAAAACAATGAAATCCTCTACTTGTCAGCTGGAACTATCTCAAAACTGAACGGCGATTATGAAATACTTGGCACCGTTAAAGGTAGCGAACTTGTCGGACTGCACTACAAGGGGCCACTATTTGATTTGCCAGCCCAATCGCAAGTTGAGCCACGGGTAGTTCCTTGGGACCTCGTTGGCGAGGAAGAGGGAGTAGGTGTAGTCCACATCGCTCCTGGCTGCGGTGCAGAAGACTACGAGCTTTCGCAAGAGCTTGGGCTGCCTGTAATCTTACCCATTGACGAAAATGGCTATTACTACAGCGGATTCGGTTGGCTCGAAGGAAAGTTCGTGGGTGACGTGGCACCTCTGATTTTCCAAGATCTGGAAAACAAAGGAATGCTCTATAAGACTGAAGAGTATTTGCATAGGTACCCCGTATGCTGGCGGTGTCATGAAGAACTCGTTTTCCGGCTAGTAGATGAATGGTTCATAGCATGCGACCAACTCCGAGAGCCTATGATTCGCGAAGCTAGAAAAGTTCACTGGGTACCGGATTATGCTGGCAAGCGGATGGAAGATTGGCTCAACAATATGGGCGACTGGTGTATCTCGCGAAAACGCTTCTGGGGACTCCCTCTCCCATTTTATAAGTGTGCGTGCGGTGAGATGACAATAATAGGGTCGAAAAAGGAGCTCGAATCGCTAGCAGTCTGCGGCTTAGAGCAATTGCGCGAGCTTCACCGCCCATGGATAGATGCCGTCAAGATCAAATGTCCAAAATGCGGGCAGGTTGCTGAGCGTATTCCCGAGGTTGGTGACTGTTGGCTCGATGCTGGTATTGTCGCTTTTTCGACGCTCGGTTACCTCGAGGAAGACAATTCATACTGGCAAAAGTGGTTCCCTGCTGACTTTGTCGTGGAAATGCGGGAACAAATCCGCCTTTGGTTCTACGCAATGCTCTTTATGAGTGTAACCCTGGTAGGCAGGGCACCATACAAGACAGTGCTGGTATATGAGAAAGTTCACGACGAACATGGCCGCCCCATGCATAAAAGCCATGGAAATGCTATATGGTTTGATGAGGCAGTTGAGAAAATGGGCGCTGATGTTATGCGCTGGATTTATGCAGGGTCGAATATCCAAAACAACCTAAATTTTGGCTACAGCAAAGGTGCAGAGGTAGTTCGCAATCTGCTCACCCTTTGGAACGTATATTCATTCTTTACAACCTATGCAGTAGTTGATAAGTGGTTACCATCTGAAAAATCAAACCAGGCAAAAAAATCCGAGCTCGATCGCTGGATTCTTTCTCGACTGCACAGCCTCGTCGCTGAAGCAACAAAGGCTATGGAAGCATTCGATGTTGCTCATGTAACCCATGCGGTTGAAGCATTCGTGGATGACCTCTCAAATTGGTACGTCCGCTTAAGCAGGCGAAGGTTCTGGAAAAGCGAGTCCGACGAGGACAAGGAGGCGGCATACTCAACCTTATATGAGGTACTAGTTACGCTTACAAAGCTCCTTGCGCCAATAATGCCATTTATGACTGAGACAATATACCAAAATTTAGTATGCTCAGTATCACCCAACGCGCCAGAGAGCGTTCATTTATGTGATTGGCCGGTAGCAGACGAGTCAATGATTGACCAAAGATTAATGGAAGAAACCGATGCTGTGATGAAAATTGTGAGACTCGGGCGCGCCGCTCGCAACACCGCTGGGATAAAAGTTCGCCAGCCACTTTCAGCGCTCATGATTAAACCAGCCAACGAAATTGAGCGCGAAGCAGTCATACGAAATGAAAGATTGATTCTCGATGAGTTAAACATAAAGGCGCTTAAGCTGGTGGATGATGCGTCAGCGCTAATAAGGTACGCAATTAAACCTAACTTCTCTATTCTTGGGCCAAAATATGGCAAGTTAATGCCAAAGATACAAGCGGCTCTTGCCTCTGGAAACAACGGTGACATAGCTGCAAAAGTTCTTTCTAAGGAAAACATTACGCTAGAAATAGACGGCCAAGCCATAACTTTGGGTCCAGATGAGCTTTCAGTCGAAGCAGTAACGCCAGACAATTTGACTTGTGCCGAAGAAGCTGAAACAGTGGTTGCAGTGGATGTCACACTCACCAACGACTTAATCCAGGAAGGCCTTGTAAGAGATTTAGTACGGCATATCCAAAACATGCGAAAAGAATGCGGTTTCAACGTAGAAGACCGAATAACGATTGAATATAATACTGACGGCAAGCTTGAAGAGGCGATTATAAAGCATTCGGACTACATTTGCCAGGAAACTCTGGCCAACTCTTTAAGCAAAACCAATGATGGAGAGTCGTTCTCGAAGATAAAAATCGGCGGCGAGGAGGTTTTCCTGCGTTTGAACAGGGTCCAAGCACGCCGTTGAGAATCAAGCGAAAACAGAAAGCTACTAAAGGCAAGCATAGTCTTTGGTAATTGCCTAACGATTGCAAAAGCTTATAAAGTGGCAGGGTGTTTTATAGACGCCCTGCCATAAAATTTACAGTTTTCCTTATTCCATTACGCGAGAAAAATGAACAATTGTAACAAGATCCTCAGGGGTAACTGGGCGGTCATAGATACGACTAAGGAGGTTAATTACATCTTCCACATGTCGAAGCTCGGGACTTTCCTTTTCAACCTCGCGTGGGGTTAGCTCAGAAGCTCGCTTGACAGTTACGCTATCAATTATTGCAGTGAAAAGCCTTTGCCTTGGGCCATACTTGCGCCCAACTGTTATCCAAACTAGCTGGCCAGAGCGATATTTGTCGCTCTTGTCTCCAAGCCGGATTGTCGCCGTTTTGCGACCTTTCCTGAGCATATCCGCATAGGCTTCTGAATAGAAGTTTATCGCAAACATTACACTCGCCCTATAAATGGTGGTACCCAAAGCACTTTTCAAGCGAGTAAGTCTTTACGCCCGCTTAAATGATATTATATGAGATAAAACCGCTTGCTGTCAAGAAAAATGCCAACCACCCAAACAACCGGATGGTCGGCAAGAAACACTGCTGCAAGAAAGGTGTCTATCTATATCCTTCCAGTTCTTTCTCCATAGAGAGGCCTCCCTTTTTCTCGTCAATCCTAATTTCTGTAATGACTCGGGGGGCGCCTTTAGCAAGAACCGACTGATGCGCATGCTT
This sequence is a window from Armatimonadota bacterium. Protein-coding genes within it:
- a CDS encoding ASCH domain-containing protein gives rise to the protein MFAINFYSEAYADMLRKGRKTATIRLGDKSDKYRSGQLVWITVGRKYGPRQRLFTAIIDSVTVKRASELTPREVEKESPELRHVEDVINLLSRIYDRPVTPEDLVTIVHFSRVME
- the ileS gene encoding isoleucine--tRNA ligase, which produces MFKEAKSSLNFPEMEHEVLKFWEERRIFDKLRQKNHGRKHWSFIDGPITANNPMGVHHAWGRTYKDIFQRFKAMQGYDQRYQNGFDCQGLWVEVEVEKELGLNSKREILEYGLDRFAEACRKRVEKFSAIQTEQSKRLGQWMDWENSYFTYTDTNIEYIWHFLKTCHERGWLYKGQRAMPWCVRCGTSLSQHELIDSYREMTHTSVYLKLPILEREGEYMMVWTTTPWTLAGNVALAVHPDLDYAKVRQNNEILYLSAGTISKLNGDYEILGTVKGSELVGLHYKGPLFDLPAQSQVEPRVVPWDLVGEEEGVGVVHIAPGCGAEDYELSQELGLPVILPIDENGYYYSGFGWLEGKFVGDVAPLIFQDLENKGMLYKTEEYLHRYPVCWRCHEELVFRLVDEWFIACDQLREPMIREARKVHWVPDYAGKRMEDWLNNMGDWCISRKRFWGLPLPFYKCACGEMTIIGSKKELESLAVCGLEQLRELHRPWIDAVKIKCPKCGQVAERIPEVGDCWLDAGIVAFSTLGYLEEDNSYWQKWFPADFVVEMREQIRLWFYAMLFMSVTLVGRAPYKTVLVYEKVHDEHGRPMHKSHGNAIWFDEAVEKMGADVMRWIYAGSNIQNNLNFGYSKGAEVVRNLLTLWNVYSFFTTYAVVDKWLPSEKSNQAKKSELDRWILSRLHSLVAEATKAMEAFDVAHVTHAVEAFVDDLSNWYVRLSRRRFWKSESDEDKEAAYSTLYEVLVTLTKLLAPIMPFMTETIYQNLVCSVSPNAPESVHLCDWPVADESMIDQRLMEETDAVMKIVRLGRAARNTAGIKVRQPLSALMIKPANEIEREAVIRNERLILDELNIKALKLVDDASALIRYAIKPNFSILGPKYGKLMPKIQAALASGNNGDIAAKVLSKENITLEIDGQAITLGPDELSVEAVTPDNLTCAEEAETVVAVDVTLTNDLIQEGLVRDLVRHIQNMRKECGFNVEDRITIEYNTDGKLEEAIIKHSDYICQETLANSLSKTNDGESFSKIKIGGEEVFLRLNRVQARR